One Athene noctua chromosome 30, bAthNoc1.hap1.1, whole genome shotgun sequence genomic region harbors:
- the AAAS gene encoding aladin isoform X3: protein MCSLALFPPPPRPGDITLYESNNALVCGRLYEQLPLAFQSQLADLPALSLPKETLKAHSRLEHSARPPFMHQRESLWKRCLSAWRDVGLCGVLKEVASAEEEGLRWVKTGSSYTLAVCHWLSSLHGSLFPHLSLTSEDMIAAFSQAVDWAGCTVRAFAWHPHTSKFAVALLDDSIRVYNSTSATIPSLKHRLQRNVAAMAWKPLCASILAVACQSCVLVWHLDPTSLSTRPSSGCAQVLSYPGHSPVTSLAWAPSGELLLSASPVDTTMLVWDVSTENCVQLQWFGGGGVTYLAWSPDGSKVLAATPSAVFRVWEAQMWTCEWWPTMKGRCQTGCWSPDGSRLLFTVLGESVIYSLSFSEYRGEMQGQVGGSKTASIVADLSETTFETIYGEERVGGEAHSMVWDPTGERLAVIIRGHADAPGSQTVIAVFRTRNSPVFELLPWWVAAGLGLVWGWFRVRWVSPIPRGVGGRDAAVLCSCFRLYHRVLPESVVFWPYCPLSTSKKNLFALPGASSQGPDISL, encoded by the exons atgtGCTCCCTGGCGCtgttcccgccgccgccgcgccccggagACATCACCCTGTACGAGTCCAACAACGCCCTGGTCTGCGGGCGCCTCTACGAGCAGCTGCCGCTCGCCTTCCAGAGCCAG CTGGCCGACCTGCCCGCCCTCAGCCTGCCCAAGGAGACCCTCAAGGCTCACAGCCGCCTGGAGCACAGCGCCCGCCCGCCCTTCATGCACCAGCGAGAGTCCCTCTGGAAGAGGTGCCTCAGCGCCTG GCGGGACGTGGGGCTCTGCGGGGTGCTGAAGGAGGTCGCCAGCGCCGAGGAGGAGG GGCTGCGGTGGGTGAAGACGGGCTCGAGCTACACGCTGGCCGTGTGCCACTGGCTGTCCTCGCTGCACGGCTCCCTCTTCCCTCACCTCTCC CTCACCAGCGAAGACATGATCGCAGCCTTCTCCCAGGCAGTGGATTG GGCCGGCTGCACCGTCCGGGCCTTCGCCTGGCACCCCCACACCAGCAAATTCGCCGTGGCTCTTCTGGACGACTCCATTCGGGTCTACAACTCCACCAG CGCCACCATCCCCTCGCTGAAGCATCGTCTGCAGAGGAACGTGGCTGCCATGGCCTGGAAGCCGCTCTGTGCCTCCATCCTCGCCGTCGCCTGCCAGAGCTGCGTCCTGGTGTGGCACCTGGATCCCACCTCCCTCTCCACGAG ACCGTCGTCTGGCTGCGCCCAGGTGTTGTCCTACCCCGGGCACAGCCCCGTCACCAGCCTGGCCTGGGCTCCCAGCGGGGAGCTGCTGCTCTCGGCGTCCCCGGTTGACACGACCATGCTG GTATGGGACGTGTCCACCGAAAACTGCGTCCAGCTGCAGTGGTTTGGGGGTGGCGGCGTCACTTACTTGGCTTGGTCACCCGATGGCAGCAAGGTCTTGGCAGCCACCCCCTCTGCCGTGTTCAG AGTGTGGGAGGCTCAGATGTGGACGTGTGAGTGGTGGCCCACCATGAAGGGACGCTGCCAG acggggTGCTGGAGCCCTGACGGCAGCCGACTGCTCTTCACGGTGCTGGGCGAGTCCGTCATCTACTCCTTGTCCTTCTCAGAGTACCGGG GGGAGATGCAGGGGCAAGTGGGAGGCTCGAAAACAGCTTCTATCGTGGCAGATCTGTCCGAGACCACCTTTGAGACGATCTACGGGGAGGAGAG GGTCGGAGGAGAAGCCCACTCCATGGTGTGGGACCCCACTGGCGAGAGACTCGCTGTGATCATCAGAG ggCACGCTGACGCTCCCGGGAGCCAGACGGTCATCGCTGTGTTTCGCACCCGCAACAGCCCCGTGTTTGAGCTCCTGCCGTGGTGGGTAGCGGCGGGGTTGGGGCTGGTTTGGGGCTGGTTTAGGGTTCGTTGGGTATCACCAATCCCCCGGGGTGTAGGGGGAAGAGACGCTGCCGTCCTGTGCTCCTGCTTCAGGCTCTATCACCGCGTTCTGCCAGAATCAGTCGTGTTTTGGCCATATTGTCCATTATCCAcctcaaaaaaaaatctttttgctttgCCTGGTGCATCCAGTCAGGGCCCAGACATCTCCCTGTAA
- the AAAS gene encoding aladin isoform X2: MCSLALFPPPPRPGDITLYESNNALVCGRLYEQLPLAFQSQLADLPALSLPKETLKAHSRLEHSARPPFMHQRESLWKRCLSAWRDVGLCGVLKEVASAEEEGLRWVKTGSSYTLAVCHWLSSLHGSLFPHLSLTSEDMIAAFSQAVDWAGCTVRAFAWHPHTSKFAVALLDDSIRVYNSTRSPCSPGLCKTLLRKRLCRLVLQPSPRLPPEAFSPSWDFKPASAISRPWALNHTSATIPSLKHRLQRNVAAMAWKPLCASILAVACQSCVLVWHLDPTSLSTRPSSGCAQVLSYPGHSPVTSLAWAPSGELLLSASPVDTTMLVWDVSTENCVQLQWFGGGGVTYLAWSPDGSKVLAATPSAVFRVWEAQMWTCEWWPTMKGRCQTGCWSPDGSRLLFTVLGESVIYSLSFSEYRGEMQGQVGGSKTASIVADLSETTFETIYGEERVGGEAHSMVWDPTGERLAVIIRGHADAPGSQTVIAVFRTRNSPVFELLPCGFLRGECGAQPQLIAFHPSFKKGALLTVCWSTGKISHIPFFFVSAHVPCASPSPSPVLASTNVREQPLFSEL; the protein is encoded by the exons atgtGCTCCCTGGCGCtgttcccgccgccgccgcgccccggagACATCACCCTGTACGAGTCCAACAACGCCCTGGTCTGCGGGCGCCTCTACGAGCAGCTGCCGCTCGCCTTCCAGAGCCAG CTGGCCGACCTGCCCGCCCTCAGCCTGCCCAAGGAGACCCTCAAGGCTCACAGCCGCCTGGAGCACAGCGCCCGCCCGCCCTTCATGCACCAGCGAGAGTCCCTCTGGAAGAGGTGCCTCAGCGCCTG GCGGGACGTGGGGCTCTGCGGGGTGCTGAAGGAGGTCGCCAGCGCCGAGGAGGAGG GGCTGCGGTGGGTGAAGACGGGCTCGAGCTACACGCTGGCCGTGTGCCACTGGCTGTCCTCGCTGCACGGCTCCCTCTTCCCTCACCTCTCC CTCACCAGCGAAGACATGATCGCAGCCTTCTCCCAGGCAGTGGATTG GGCCGGCTGCACCGTCCGGGCCTTCGCCTGGCACCCCCACACCAGCAAATTCGCCGTGGCTCTTCTGGACGACTCCATTCGGGTCTACAACTCCACCAG GTCTCCCTGCTCCCCCGGGTTGTGTAAAACCCTCCTGAGGAAACGACTCTGCCGGCTGGTCCTGCAGCCCTCCCCGCGCCTCCCCCCCGAGGCGTTCTCCCCCAGCTGGGATTTCAAGCCAGCAAGTGCCATCTCCCGCCCGTGGGCGCTTAATCACACGAG CGCCACCATCCCCTCGCTGAAGCATCGTCTGCAGAGGAACGTGGCTGCCATGGCCTGGAAGCCGCTCTGTGCCTCCATCCTCGCCGTCGCCTGCCAGAGCTGCGTCCTGGTGTGGCACCTGGATCCCACCTCCCTCTCCACGAG ACCGTCGTCTGGCTGCGCCCAGGTGTTGTCCTACCCCGGGCACAGCCCCGTCACCAGCCTGGCCTGGGCTCCCAGCGGGGAGCTGCTGCTCTCGGCGTCCCCGGTTGACACGACCATGCTG GTATGGGACGTGTCCACCGAAAACTGCGTCCAGCTGCAGTGGTTTGGGGGTGGCGGCGTCACTTACTTGGCTTGGTCACCCGATGGCAGCAAGGTCTTGGCAGCCACCCCCTCTGCCGTGTTCAG AGTGTGGGAGGCTCAGATGTGGACGTGTGAGTGGTGGCCCACCATGAAGGGACGCTGCCAG acggggTGCTGGAGCCCTGACGGCAGCCGACTGCTCTTCACGGTGCTGGGCGAGTCCGTCATCTACTCCTTGTCCTTCTCAGAGTACCGGG GGGAGATGCAGGGGCAAGTGGGAGGCTCGAAAACAGCTTCTATCGTGGCAGATCTGTCCGAGACCACCTTTGAGACGATCTACGGGGAGGAGAG GGTCGGAGGAGAAGCCCACTCCATGGTGTGGGACCCCACTGGCGAGAGACTCGCTGTGATCATCAGAG ggCACGCTGACGCTCCCGGGAGCCAGACGGTCATCGCTGTGTTTCGCACCCGCAACAGCCCCGTGTTTGAGCTCCTGCCGTG tggTTTCCTGCGGGGCGAGTGCGGCGCACAGCCCCAGCTCATCGCCTTCCACCCCAGCTTCAAGAAAGGCGCCCTCCTGACCGTG TGCTGGTCCACGGGGAAGATCAGCCACATCCCCTTCTTCTTCGTGAGCGCCCACGTCCCCtgcgccagccccagccccagccccgtcCTGGCCAGCACCAACGTGCGGGAGCAGCCGCTCTTCTCGGAGCTGTGA
- the AAAS gene encoding aladin isoform X4, producing the protein MCSLALFPPPPRPGDITLYESNNALVCGRLYEQLPLAFQSQLADLPALSLPKETLKAHSRLEHSARPPFMHQRESLWKRCLSAWRDVGLCGVLKEVASAEEEGLRWVKTGSSYTLAVCHWLSSLHGSLFPHLSLTSEDMIAAFSQAVDWAGCTVRAFAWHPHTSKFAVALLDDSIRVYNSTSATIPSLKHRLQRNVAAMAWKPLCASILAVACQSCVLVWHLDPTSLSTRPSSGCAQVLSYPGHSPVTSLAWAPSGELLLSASPVDTTMLVWDVSTENCVQLQWFGGGGVTYLAWSPDGSKVLAATPSAVFRVWEAQMWTCEWWPTMKGRCQTGCWSPDGSRLLFTVLGESVIYSLSFSEYRGEMQGQVGGSKTASIVADLSETTFETIYGEERVGGEAHSMVWDPTGERLAVIIRGHADAPGSQTVIAVFRTRNSPVFELLPCGFLRGECGAQPQLIAFHPSFKKGALLTVCWSTGKISHIPFFFVSAHVPCASPSPSPVLASTNVREQPLFSEL; encoded by the exons atgtGCTCCCTGGCGCtgttcccgccgccgccgcgccccggagACATCACCCTGTACGAGTCCAACAACGCCCTGGTCTGCGGGCGCCTCTACGAGCAGCTGCCGCTCGCCTTCCAGAGCCAG CTGGCCGACCTGCCCGCCCTCAGCCTGCCCAAGGAGACCCTCAAGGCTCACAGCCGCCTGGAGCACAGCGCCCGCCCGCCCTTCATGCACCAGCGAGAGTCCCTCTGGAAGAGGTGCCTCAGCGCCTG GCGGGACGTGGGGCTCTGCGGGGTGCTGAAGGAGGTCGCCAGCGCCGAGGAGGAGG GGCTGCGGTGGGTGAAGACGGGCTCGAGCTACACGCTGGCCGTGTGCCACTGGCTGTCCTCGCTGCACGGCTCCCTCTTCCCTCACCTCTCC CTCACCAGCGAAGACATGATCGCAGCCTTCTCCCAGGCAGTGGATTG GGCCGGCTGCACCGTCCGGGCCTTCGCCTGGCACCCCCACACCAGCAAATTCGCCGTGGCTCTTCTGGACGACTCCATTCGGGTCTACAACTCCACCAG CGCCACCATCCCCTCGCTGAAGCATCGTCTGCAGAGGAACGTGGCTGCCATGGCCTGGAAGCCGCTCTGTGCCTCCATCCTCGCCGTCGCCTGCCAGAGCTGCGTCCTGGTGTGGCACCTGGATCCCACCTCCCTCTCCACGAG ACCGTCGTCTGGCTGCGCCCAGGTGTTGTCCTACCCCGGGCACAGCCCCGTCACCAGCCTGGCCTGGGCTCCCAGCGGGGAGCTGCTGCTCTCGGCGTCCCCGGTTGACACGACCATGCTG GTATGGGACGTGTCCACCGAAAACTGCGTCCAGCTGCAGTGGTTTGGGGGTGGCGGCGTCACTTACTTGGCTTGGTCACCCGATGGCAGCAAGGTCTTGGCAGCCACCCCCTCTGCCGTGTTCAG AGTGTGGGAGGCTCAGATGTGGACGTGTGAGTGGTGGCCCACCATGAAGGGACGCTGCCAG acggggTGCTGGAGCCCTGACGGCAGCCGACTGCTCTTCACGGTGCTGGGCGAGTCCGTCATCTACTCCTTGTCCTTCTCAGAGTACCGGG GGGAGATGCAGGGGCAAGTGGGAGGCTCGAAAACAGCTTCTATCGTGGCAGATCTGTCCGAGACCACCTTTGAGACGATCTACGGGGAGGAGAG GGTCGGAGGAGAAGCCCACTCCATGGTGTGGGACCCCACTGGCGAGAGACTCGCTGTGATCATCAGAG ggCACGCTGACGCTCCCGGGAGCCAGACGGTCATCGCTGTGTTTCGCACCCGCAACAGCCCCGTGTTTGAGCTCCTGCCGTG tggTTTCCTGCGGGGCGAGTGCGGCGCACAGCCCCAGCTCATCGCCTTCCACCCCAGCTTCAAGAAAGGCGCCCTCCTGACCGTG TGCTGGTCCACGGGGAAGATCAGCCACATCCCCTTCTTCTTCGTGAGCGCCCACGTCCCCtgcgccagccccagccccagccccgtcCTGGCCAGCACCAACGTGCGGGAGCAGCCGCTCTTCTCGGAGCTGTGA
- the AAAS gene encoding aladin isoform X1, protein MCSLALFPPPPRPGDITLYESNNALVCGRLYEQLPLAFQSQLADLPALSLPKETLKAHSRLEHSARPPFMHQRESLWKRCLSAWRDVGLCGVLKEVASAEEEGLRWVKTGSSYTLAVCHWLSSLHGSLFPHLSLTSEDMIAAFSQAVDWAGCTVRAFAWHPHTSKFAVALLDDSIRVYNSTRSPCSPGLCKTLLRKRLCRLVLQPSPRLPPEAFSPSWDFKPASAISRPWALNHTSATIPSLKHRLQRNVAAMAWKPLCASILAVACQSCVLVWHLDPTSLSTRPSSGCAQVLSYPGHSPVTSLAWAPSGELLLSASPVDTTMLVWDVSTENCVQLQWFGGGGVTYLAWSPDGSKVLAATPSAVFRVWEAQMWTCEWWPTMKGRCQTGCWSPDGSRLLFTVLGESVIYSLSFSEYRGEMQGQVGGSKTASIVADLSETTFETIYGEERVGGEAHSMVWDPTGERLAVIIRGHADAPGSQTVIAVFRTRNSPVFELLPWWVAAGLGLVWGWFRVRWVSPIPRGVGGRDAAVLCSCFRLYHRVLPESVVFWPYCPLSTSKKNLFALPGASSQGPDISL, encoded by the exons atgtGCTCCCTGGCGCtgttcccgccgccgccgcgccccggagACATCACCCTGTACGAGTCCAACAACGCCCTGGTCTGCGGGCGCCTCTACGAGCAGCTGCCGCTCGCCTTCCAGAGCCAG CTGGCCGACCTGCCCGCCCTCAGCCTGCCCAAGGAGACCCTCAAGGCTCACAGCCGCCTGGAGCACAGCGCCCGCCCGCCCTTCATGCACCAGCGAGAGTCCCTCTGGAAGAGGTGCCTCAGCGCCTG GCGGGACGTGGGGCTCTGCGGGGTGCTGAAGGAGGTCGCCAGCGCCGAGGAGGAGG GGCTGCGGTGGGTGAAGACGGGCTCGAGCTACACGCTGGCCGTGTGCCACTGGCTGTCCTCGCTGCACGGCTCCCTCTTCCCTCACCTCTCC CTCACCAGCGAAGACATGATCGCAGCCTTCTCCCAGGCAGTGGATTG GGCCGGCTGCACCGTCCGGGCCTTCGCCTGGCACCCCCACACCAGCAAATTCGCCGTGGCTCTTCTGGACGACTCCATTCGGGTCTACAACTCCACCAG GTCTCCCTGCTCCCCCGGGTTGTGTAAAACCCTCCTGAGGAAACGACTCTGCCGGCTGGTCCTGCAGCCCTCCCCGCGCCTCCCCCCCGAGGCGTTCTCCCCCAGCTGGGATTTCAAGCCAGCAAGTGCCATCTCCCGCCCGTGGGCGCTTAATCACACGAG CGCCACCATCCCCTCGCTGAAGCATCGTCTGCAGAGGAACGTGGCTGCCATGGCCTGGAAGCCGCTCTGTGCCTCCATCCTCGCCGTCGCCTGCCAGAGCTGCGTCCTGGTGTGGCACCTGGATCCCACCTCCCTCTCCACGAG ACCGTCGTCTGGCTGCGCCCAGGTGTTGTCCTACCCCGGGCACAGCCCCGTCACCAGCCTGGCCTGGGCTCCCAGCGGGGAGCTGCTGCTCTCGGCGTCCCCGGTTGACACGACCATGCTG GTATGGGACGTGTCCACCGAAAACTGCGTCCAGCTGCAGTGGTTTGGGGGTGGCGGCGTCACTTACTTGGCTTGGTCACCCGATGGCAGCAAGGTCTTGGCAGCCACCCCCTCTGCCGTGTTCAG AGTGTGGGAGGCTCAGATGTGGACGTGTGAGTGGTGGCCCACCATGAAGGGACGCTGCCAG acggggTGCTGGAGCCCTGACGGCAGCCGACTGCTCTTCACGGTGCTGGGCGAGTCCGTCATCTACTCCTTGTCCTTCTCAGAGTACCGGG GGGAGATGCAGGGGCAAGTGGGAGGCTCGAAAACAGCTTCTATCGTGGCAGATCTGTCCGAGACCACCTTTGAGACGATCTACGGGGAGGAGAG GGTCGGAGGAGAAGCCCACTCCATGGTGTGGGACCCCACTGGCGAGAGACTCGCTGTGATCATCAGAG ggCACGCTGACGCTCCCGGGAGCCAGACGGTCATCGCTGTGTTTCGCACCCGCAACAGCCCCGTGTTTGAGCTCCTGCCGTGGTGGGTAGCGGCGGGGTTGGGGCTGGTTTGGGGCTGGTTTAGGGTTCGTTGGGTATCACCAATCCCCCGGGGTGTAGGGGGAAGAGACGCTGCCGTCCTGTGCTCCTGCTTCAGGCTCTATCACCGCGTTCTGCCAGAATCAGTCGTGTTTTGGCCATATTGTCCATTATCCAcctcaaaaaaaaatctttttgctttgCCTGGTGCATCCAGTCAGGGCCCAGACATCTCCCTGTAA